The following coding sequences lie in one Treponema socranskii subsp. buccale genomic window:
- a CDS encoding glucosaminidase domain-containing protein yields the protein MTTFVKISAEIKTAGKNAAALLCSVAFRFTAVSCISAALFVSCATLPLERPAASRSLTGQGVFSAAELASFLRSHNHAIRKGDALYIAQCYISEAHDEGINSDVAFAQMCLETGFLKFGGAVTEDMHNYCGLGAAGSGTAPDRFPTILLGVRAHIQHLNAYGDTDELVNPVVDKRAKFISPRGKAPTVFELAGTWASDKKYGEKLDALLSRMERT from the coding sequence ATGACGACATTTGTAAAAATATCGGCGGAAATAAAAACCGCGGGGAAAAATGCAGCGGCGCTGCTGTGTTCGGTTGCGTTTCGTTTTACCGCAGTATCGTGTATCTCTGCCGCGCTTTTCGTTTCGTGTGCGACGCTTCCGCTTGAAAGACCGGCAGCATCGCGAAGTCTTACGGGACAAGGCGTTTTTTCAGCGGCGGAACTCGCATCGTTTTTACGCTCTCATAACCACGCGATACGCAAAGGGGATGCCCTCTATATTGCGCAGTGTTATATTTCGGAAGCGCACGACGAAGGGATCAATTCCGACGTCGCCTTCGCGCAGATGTGTCTCGAAACGGGATTTTTGAAATTCGGCGGAGCGGTTACCGAAGACATGCACAATTACTGCGGACTCGGGGCGGCCGGAAGCGGAACGGCTCCCGACCGTTTTCCGACGATACTGCTCGGCGTGCGCGCGCATATCCAGCATTTGAATGCGTACGGAGATACCGACGAACTCGTCAATCCCGTCGTCGATAAACGCGCCAAATTCATCTCTCCGCGCGGCAAAGCGCCGACGGTTTTCGAGCTTGCAGGGACGTGGGCGTCCGATAAAAAATACGGTGAAAAGCTCGACGCGCTTCTTTCCCGCATGGAGCGGACGTAG
- a CDS encoding valine--tRNA ligase: MKAIELEKAYNPKDFEDRIYKAWEEGNWFKPASDPASPVHAEYEKRMAGKSPEEIKAVTFSVVIPPPNVTGVLHVGHGLNNTLQDIVVRYHRMKGDNTLWVTGTDHAGIATQNVVERALKKEGTSRGDIGREKFLERTWAVKDDHHATIVKQQRKLGNSTDWDRERFTMDEGLSRAVRDVFVTLYERGLIYRGHYLVNWCPRCGTALADDEVEHTDTAGAMYHIYYEYADGPAPDGSTKIEIATTRPETLLGDTAVAVNPSDERYKGIVGKKLKLPCTDRVIPLIADAYVDKDFGTGMVKITPAHDPNDWLVGKRNDLDVINILNPDGTLNDNCPERYRGLSCAKARALIIEDLKAQNLFKGEEKITHAVGHCYRCNTVVEPYLSDQWFVKMQPLAQKALSAWKNGDIEFFPRKWENTYKVWLENIRDWCISRQLWWGHRIPVWYCKKCGKAIVSREDVHVCPVCSSTELEQDPDVLDTWFSSWLWPFSTLGWPEETDDFAKFYPTSALVTAYDIIFFWVSRMIMAGIEFTGKAPFHDIYIHGLVRDRQGRKMSKSLGNGIDPLEIVDMYGSDAFKFTLGFMCAQGQDVLIDRESFKLGSRFANKVWNASRYILGNLEGRNLVPVRDEDLTELDRWIYTELDRCVRAERAALESYRYNDAASSLYEYFWNEYCDWYVEATKLSFKNGSDTEKDRAVSVLLNVLEENIRLLHPFLPFVTEEIYAKLPLAEIVKNRKLAGANKILSTSDYSGMLIASPFPEASDARVDESVTRRFNVLRELIKGVRALRAECGIDPASKIRLALMIEKGSAAEVCAEKSDIIMLLAGISHIDFVAEKPASSIGTVVPGAEAFLLIDESIDKTQLASRFQKEKAEAEAIAARSEAKLSGKFAEHAAKELVEAEKAKLEENRRRIEKLASYMQSL, encoded by the coding sequence ATGAAAGCGATAGAGCTTGAAAAAGCGTATAACCCGAAAGATTTTGAAGACCGCATATACAAAGCGTGGGAAGAGGGCAATTGGTTTAAACCCGCGTCCGATCCCGCCTCTCCCGTTCACGCGGAATACGAAAAACGTATGGCGGGCAAATCTCCCGAAGAGATTAAAGCTGTGACGTTTTCAGTCGTCATTCCGCCTCCGAACGTGACGGGTGTTTTGCACGTCGGACACGGGCTGAACAATACGCTGCAGGACATCGTCGTGCGCTATCACCGTATGAAAGGCGACAACACGCTGTGGGTGACGGGCACCGATCACGCGGGTATCGCGACGCAAAACGTCGTCGAGCGCGCGCTGAAAAAAGAAGGCACATCGCGGGGCGACATAGGCCGCGAAAAATTTCTCGAGCGCACGTGGGCGGTAAAAGACGACCACCATGCGACGATCGTCAAACAGCAGCGGAAGCTCGGCAACAGTACCGATTGGGATCGCGAGCGCTTTACGATGGACGAAGGGCTTTCGCGCGCGGTGCGCGACGTGTTCGTAACGCTCTATGAACGCGGACTCATCTATCGCGGACATTATCTTGTCAATTGGTGTCCCCGCTGCGGCACCGCGCTTGCGGACGACGAAGTCGAACACACGGATACGGCCGGTGCGATGTATCACATCTATTACGAATACGCCGACGGACCTGCGCCCGACGGTTCGACGAAAATCGAAATAGCGACGACGCGGCCCGAAACGCTGCTCGGCGATACGGCTGTCGCCGTAAATCCCTCCGACGAGCGCTACAAGGGTATCGTCGGAAAAAAATTAAAACTGCCGTGTACCGACCGCGTCATTCCGCTCATCGCCGACGCGTATGTCGATAAAGACTTCGGCACCGGTATGGTAAAGATCACGCCGGCGCACGATCCGAACGACTGGCTGGTCGGAAAGCGAAACGATCTCGACGTTATCAATATATTGAATCCCGACGGTACGCTGAACGATAACTGCCCCGAACGCTACCGCGGACTTTCCTGTGCAAAAGCGCGGGCTCTGATCATCGAAGATTTGAAAGCGCAAAATTTATTCAAGGGTGAAGAGAAGATTACGCACGCGGTCGGACATTGCTATCGCTGCAATACCGTCGTCGAACCGTATTTGAGCGATCAGTGGTTTGTCAAAATGCAGCCGCTTGCACAAAAAGCGCTCAGTGCGTGGAAAAACGGCGATATCGAATTTTTCCCGCGCAAATGGGAAAACACATATAAAGTATGGCTCGAAAATATCCGCGATTGGTGTATCAGCCGCCAGCTGTGGTGGGGTCACCGCATTCCGGTGTGGTACTGCAAAAAATGCGGAAAAGCGATCGTTTCGCGCGAAGACGTGCACGTCTGCCCCGTGTGTTCGTCGACCGAACTCGAACAGGATCCCGACGTGCTCGACACGTGGTTTTCTTCATGGCTGTGGCCGTTCAGCACGCTCGGCTGGCCGGAGGAGACCGACGATTTTGCAAAGTTTTACCCGACGAGCGCGCTCGTCACCGCCTACGACATCATCTTCTTTTGGGTGAGCCGCATGATTATGGCGGGCATCGAATTTACGGGCAAAGCGCCGTTTCACGACATCTACATTCACGGGCTCGTGCGCGACAGGCAGGGCAGAAAGATGAGCAAGTCGCTCGGCAACGGAATCGACCCGCTTGAGATCGTCGATATGTACGGAAGCGACGCGTTCAAATTTACGCTCGGCTTTATGTGCGCGCAGGGGCAGGACGTTTTAATCGACAGGGAATCGTTTAAGCTCGGAAGCCGTTTTGCGAATAAAGTGTGGAACGCGAGCCGCTATATACTCGGAAATCTCGAAGGGCGGAATCTCGTTCCGGTGCGCGACGAAGATTTAACCGAACTCGACCGGTGGATTTACACGGAGCTCGACAGGTGCGTGCGAGCTGAGCGCGCAGCGCTTGAAAGCTACCGCTACAACGATGCGGCTTCTTCGCTCTACGAATATTTTTGGAACGAATACTGCGACTGGTACGTGGAAGCGACAAAGCTTTCATTTAAAAACGGAAGCGATACGGAAAAAGACAGAGCTGTTTCGGTTTTGCTCAACGTGCTCGAAGAAAATATCCGCCTCCTCCATCCCTTCCTCCCCTTTGTGACCGAAGAGATCTACGCAAAACTTCCGCTTGCCGAAATTGTTAAAAATAGAAAACTCGCAGGTGCGAATAAAATCCTTTCGACGAGCGACTATAGCGGTATGCTCATCGCATCTCCTTTTCCCGAAGCAAGCGATGCTCGCGTCGATGAAAGCGTGACGCGGCGTTTTAACGTGCTTCGCGAACTCATAAAAGGCGTTCGCGCGCTTCGCGCCGAGTGCGGCATCGATCCCGCTTCGAAGATACGCCTTGCGCTTATGATCGAAAAGGGCAGCGCCGCGGAAGTTTGTGCTGAAAAATCCGATATCATCATGCTGCTTGCGGGAATCTCGCACATCGATTTTGTCGCCGAAAAGCCCGCCTCTTCGATCGGTACCGTCGTACCGGGCGCCGAAGCCTTTTTGCTCATAGACGAAAGCATCGACAAAACGCAGCTCGCTTCGCGCTTCCAAAAAGAAAAAGCCGAAGCCGAAGCGATCGCCGCCCGTTCGGAAGCGAAGCTTTCGGGCAAATTCGCGGAGCACGCTGCGAAAGAGCTCGTCGAAGCGGAAAAGGCGAAGCTCGAAGAAAACAGGCGCCGCATCGAAAAACTTGCGTCGTATATGCAAAGCTTGTAA
- a CDS encoding ATP-dependent DNA helicase, producing MDSRKYFSDSVIDELKRAVREAGGNEVFFTGDIDSEGIVVSVKVGARGNESEVPINQNDVRECAVLIHNHPSGYLEPSDADMAAASAASERAQGFYIIDNSASRVYVVMEAVKPKSIKKLDIDAASLYLENGGPLSMQSEGYEERPVQIALLRSIARSFNENSLGVFEAGTGVGKSYAYLIPAMLWALSNGERVVVSTGTINLQQQLCEKDIPAAEKIIGKRCKAVLVKGRQNYVCLRRLSDAGSERELFGDDTETFDTIARWAEKSATGSKSDLPFMPGEKIWSRIKSESDACMGPRCPFYAQCFVMKVRKEASAADLIVVNHHLLFADIESRMSGAGWDDQAVLPPYRHIVFDEAHGIENAATSFFSGTANRFALLRQVNLLYRRHKNSEAGYICTLAILSSNEERAADAGGIVSRVKSAIADLETAARDILQDGYTIRLSDATSRDFGPLLSLAASLASSLSSLIALVRELMEGITDEDKAAGAYWEAKLVVRRLEAALLLFNDFTAWDEKRDSVFYLQKKYLPSDALSAKDEDRQYTLFTKMPLDIAPLMNTGVFEPMQSVVCTSATLSIHKDFSWWMRRTGASFADEDRILTGDFPSPFPYKTNLLFSVPSDAPLPENAVDFQRFVVSAVSRLVSAARGRTLVLFTSYDMLRNTFTDAAPFLSKFRLLKQGDDDAARLLDAFREDIGSVLFATDSFWQGVDVPGASLSQVIIAKLPFSVPNDPVFTARSEAVVKRGGSPFMELSVPEAVIKFRQGFGRLIRRNDDRGCVALLDKRIYEKRYGTIFLGSIPESKRLYEDLDTIVSETERFLFDS from the coding sequence ATGGACAGTCGAAAATATTTTTCAGATTCGGTTATCGATGAACTCAAGCGCGCCGTCCGAGAAGCGGGCGGCAACGAAGTGTTTTTTACCGGCGATATCGATTCCGAGGGGATCGTCGTTTCGGTAAAAGTCGGCGCCCGCGGCAACGAGAGCGAAGTTCCCATAAATCAAAATGACGTGCGAGAATGCGCGGTTCTCATCCACAATCATCCGAGCGGATATCTCGAACCCTCCGACGCGGATATGGCGGCCGCTTCCGCAGCCTCCGAGCGCGCGCAAGGTTTTTACATCATCGACAACAGCGCTTCCCGAGTTTACGTCGTCATGGAAGCGGTCAAACCGAAATCGATTAAAAAACTCGATATCGATGCGGCTTCTCTGTATCTCGAAAACGGCGGTCCGCTTTCGATGCAATCCGAAGGCTACGAAGAGCGCCCCGTGCAAATCGCCCTGCTTCGAAGCATCGCCCGATCCTTCAATGAAAATTCGCTCGGCGTATTCGAAGCGGGAACCGGTGTCGGAAAATCCTACGCGTACCTCATCCCCGCGATGCTGTGGGCGCTTTCGAACGGCGAGCGCGTCGTCGTTTCCACGGGCACGATCAATTTGCAGCAGCAGCTGTGCGAAAAAGATATTCCCGCGGCGGAGAAGATAATCGGAAAAAGGTGCAAAGCCGTTCTCGTCAAAGGCAGACAAAATTACGTGTGCCTCCGCCGTCTTTCGGATGCGGGAAGCGAGAGAGAGCTTTTCGGAGACGATACGGAAACCTTCGATACGATAGCCCGGTGGGCCGAAAAGAGCGCGACGGGAAGCAAAAGCGATTTACCCTTTATGCCCGGAGAAAAGATATGGTCGCGCATAAAAAGCGAAAGCGATGCGTGTATGGGGCCGCGCTGTCCCTTTTACGCGCAGTGCTTTGTCATGAAAGTGAGAAAAGAGGCTTCCGCCGCCGATCTCATCGTCGTAAACCATCATTTACTTTTCGCCGACATCGAGTCGCGCATGAGCGGAGCTGGCTGGGACGATCAGGCGGTTTTGCCGCCGTATCGGCACATCGTATTCGATGAAGCGCACGGTATCGAAAATGCGGCGACGAGTTTTTTCAGCGGTACGGCGAACCGATTTGCGCTTTTGCGTCAAGTAAATCTTTTGTACCGCAGACACAAAAATTCCGAAGCGGGATATATCTGTACGCTTGCAATTTTGTCGTCGAACGAAGAGCGTGCGGCGGATGCGGGCGGAATCGTGAGCCGTGTTAAGTCGGCGATTGCGGATTTGGAAACTGCGGCGAGAGATATATTGCAGGACGGCTACACGATCCGACTTTCCGATGCGACTTCTCGCGATTTCGGGCCGCTTCTTTCTCTTGCCGCTTCTCTTGCGTCTTCTCTTTCATCGCTTATCGCCCTCGTAAGAGAATTGATGGAAGGTATCACGGACGAAGACAAAGCGGCGGGCGCGTATTGGGAAGCGAAGCTCGTTGTTCGCAGGCTCGAAGCGGCTTTACTTTTGTTCAACGACTTTACTGCGTGGGATGAAAAACGCGATTCGGTGTTTTACTTGCAAAAAAAATATCTTCCGAGCGATGCGCTTTCGGCAAAAGACGAAGATAGGCAGTATACGCTGTTTACGAAAATGCCGCTCGACATCGCGCCTCTTATGAACACGGGCGTATTCGAGCCGATGCAGTCGGTCGTGTGTACGTCGGCGACGCTTTCGATACACAAAGATTTTTCGTGGTGGATGCGGCGTACGGGCGCTTCCTTTGCCGACGAAGATCGCATCCTTACGGGAGATTTTCCGTCTCCGTTTCCGTATAAAACGAATCTGCTTTTTTCGGTTCCGTCCGACGCGCCGCTTCCCGAAAATGCCGTCGATTTCCAGCGCTTTGTCGTGTCGGCGGTGAGCCGCCTCGTTTCGGCTGCACGGGGCAGGACGCTCGTTCTCTTTACATCCTACGATATGCTTCGAAACACTTTTACCGATGCGGCTCCCTTTCTTTCGAAGTTCCGCCTTTTAAAGCAGGGTGACGACGATGCCGCCCGCCTCCTCGATGCGTTCCGTGAAGATATCGGGAGCGTGCTCTTTGCAACCGATTCGTTTTGGCAGGGAGTCGATGTGCCGGGCGCCTCCCTTTCGCAAGTGATCATCGCAAAGCTGCCTTTTTCCGTACCGAACGATCCCGTTTTTACCGCTCGATCCGAAGCCGTCGTAAAGCGCGGCGGAAGCCCGTTTATGGAGCTCAGCGTTCCCGAAGCGGTGATCAAATT
- a CDS encoding HAD family hydrolase: MDIIVFDLGGVCIFNFQTIGKIALHYHLKEDDVYAEYMRSDIPLMEGIMTTKEWWKTASEKFGLNSDADPLVDLFTPYPNLPALALVDELRSRGKRVVCGSNTCEGHWQKMNACASLESHFDRCYLSQRMGLAKPDVRFFDYILRAEGVKASDALFIDDTKANIEGAEKAGMRGFLFRDEFSWAALDKLRSIVL, encoded by the coding sequence ATGGATATAATCGTTTTCGATCTCGGTGGCGTTTGTATTTTCAATTTTCAAACAATCGGAAAAATCGCTTTACACTATCACCTCAAAGAAGATGACGTATATGCCGAATATATGCGCTCGGATATTCCGCTTATGGAAGGCATCATGACGACAAAGGAGTGGTGGAAAACCGCATCGGAAAAATTCGGCCTTAATTCGGATGCCGACCCTCTCGTCGATCTCTTTACACCTTATCCGAACCTGCCTGCTCTTGCGCTCGTCGACGAACTTCGTTCGCGCGGAAAGAGGGTCGTGTGCGGTTCGAATACCTGCGAGGGGCATTGGCAAAAGATGAACGCGTGCGCTTCGCTTGAGTCGCACTTCGACCGCTGCTATCTTTCCCAGCGCATGGGGCTTGCAAAACCCGACGTGCGTTTTTTCGATTATATTTTGCGCGCCGAGGGCGTAAAAGCCTCCGATGCGCTTTTTATCGACGATACGAAAGCGAATATCGAAGGCGCCGAAAAAGCGGGTATGCGCGGTTTTTTGTTCCGCGACGAATTTTCGTGGGCGGCTCTCGATAAACTTCGAAGCATCGTTCTGTAG
- a CDS encoding S1C family serine protease, translating to MKLYSKTQLLCAAIGAAVFAAALAVFIDRNFSSFASLAVSRTQEENLSSEKIDFNNRTEEETPSIFEDTGVLPVRPIADASRFTESEQQNIGVYDKCAESVVNISTKIAGINWFLEPTVEDGGTGSGSIIDKRGYIVTNVHVIQNASEIYVSLSDGTQYEAEIVGQDSESDLAVIKFTPPAGTVLKTISFGDSSKLKVGQKVIAIGNPFGLDRTMTTGIVSGLARPVRNSNNRIIRNMIQTDAAINPGNSGGPLLDTAGRMVGINTMIVSSSGSSAGVGFAIPAETAVRVVSDLIRYGRVNRGVVQMSIVQLNRTIVQYAGLDVSAGVLVSEVTKNGNADKAGIRGGTQRANYGRSIIFLGGDIVTKIDDIAVASLADYFSALEDKRPGDTVSMTIRRKGRDLTVKVTLAPPQASN from the coding sequence ATGAAGTTATATTCGAAGACACAGCTTTTATGCGCTGCAATCGGAGCGGCCGTTTTCGCAGCAGCCCTTGCGGTTTTTATAGACAGAAACTTTTCATCTTTCGCTTCCCTTGCCGTTTCCCGCACGCAGGAAGAAAATCTTTCTTCCGAAAAAATCGATTTTAACAATCGGACGGAAGAAGAAACGCCGTCGATTTTTGAAGACACCGGTGTCCTGCCTGTACGGCCGATCGCCGACGCATCGCGCTTTACCGAAAGCGAACAGCAGAACATCGGCGTATACGACAAGTGCGCGGAATCGGTCGTAAACATAAGCACGAAGATCGCCGGCATAAACTGGTTTCTCGAACCGACGGTCGAAGACGGAGGAACGGGAAGCGGCTCGATCATCGACAAACGCGGATACATCGTCACGAACGTGCACGTTATCCAAAACGCATCGGAAATCTACGTATCGCTTTCCGACGGCACGCAGTACGAAGCGGAAATCGTCGGACAGGACAGCGAAAGCGATTTGGCCGTTATTAAATTCACGCCGCCTGCGGGCACGGTTTTAAAAACGATTTCATTCGGAGATTCGAGCAAACTCAAAGTCGGACAAAAAGTCATCGCGATCGGAAATCCGTTCGGCCTCGACCGTACGATGACGACGGGAATCGTTTCCGGACTCGCCCGTCCCGTGCGCAACAGCAACAACAGAATTATCCGCAATATGATCCAAACCGATGCCGCAATCAATCCGGGCAATTCCGGCGGCCCGCTTTTGGATACGGCCGGGCGCATGGTCGGCATCAACACGATGATCGTATCGTCTTCGGGAAGCTCCGCAGGAGTCGGCTTTGCGATCCCGGCGGAAACCGCCGTACGCGTCGTTTCCGATTTGATACGCTACGGACGCGTAAACCGCGGCGTCGTTCAAATGTCGATCGTACAGCTGAACCGGACGATCGTACAGTATGCGGGACTCGATGTGTCGGCGGGCGTACTCGTTTCGGAAGTGACGAAAAACGGAAACGCGGACAAAGCCGGTATACGAGGCGGTACGCAGCGGGCAAACTACGGACGCTCGATAATTTTCCTCGGCGGCGATATCGTGACGAAGATCGACGACATCGCGGTCGCCTCTCTGGCCGATTATTTTTCCGCGCTCGAAGACAAGCGCCCCGGAGATACGGTTTCGATGACGATCAGACGAAAGGGCAGAGACTTGACCGTCAAAGTGACGCTCGCTCCGCCTCAAGCGTCAAATTAA
- a CDS encoding PEGA domain-containing protein, with amino-acid sequence MKSYRHLLICIWLVFAAAEGKALSENDMPNDPSPQIYLSAERIIFIEEYKTSLSIRTNTQGAAVYIDGAYRGQTPCSFTNIAPGVHSLEIAKRGYESKSFFINLNAGQNASFYIELEKTSGFILLSGVPDGSAVYIDGEALSFSSRALITQMPFEADEGYHTVSVKKFGYNDFTSRIYVMRRLVAPLEVRMTKAQFSLSGFAVSKERFNPSYGGQLGSCTFSFRVTAPENAMLVITDVSGKAVRTYRFPQFTTWDQRFTWDGTDDAGEIAADGVYTATISAASYVRTARTEIDSSLVYRIPDASKSGGGIGTLAAAYTTGEHASVIGIEAFPTFTSGRSGGTSLYAIPINMFFGITPVPWFECMFSFGIHAGMEEVPISLNASMKFGSSTKIGQDGRACFAGFMRFGYTTNSALYEPFGADTGNGFGTGFVFGIDGKKTYVGMSSEYVYDFFRKNPNGNNSVWKNGAAVEFRAVSFMTFKAWCALHSSFGGNAGIDWFRAIDTGGGITWKLGSSSAFFNLRGSALIYMQGKTYFSSGIGLTYLF; translated from the coding sequence ATGAAATCTTACAGGCATCTGCTCATCTGTATATGGCTCGTTTTCGCAGCCGCCGAAGGAAAAGCGCTTTCGGAAAACGATATGCCCAACGATCCTTCTCCGCAAATATATCTTTCGGCCGAACGTATTATTTTTATTGAAGAATATAAAACGTCGCTTTCGATCCGCACGAATACGCAGGGCGCGGCGGTGTATATCGACGGAGCGTATCGGGGACAGACGCCGTGCTCTTTTACGAATATTGCGCCGGGCGTACACTCGCTCGAAATCGCAAAACGGGGATATGAATCGAAATCGTTTTTTATCAACCTAAATGCGGGACAAAACGCATCGTTTTACATCGAGCTTGAAAAAACATCGGGCTTTATTTTGCTGTCGGGCGTGCCGGACGGAAGCGCGGTGTATATCGACGGAGAGGCGCTTTCGTTTTCATCGCGCGCTCTTATAACGCAAATGCCCTTCGAAGCGGATGAAGGCTATCATACGGTTTCGGTGAAAAAATTCGGCTATAACGATTTTACATCGCGCATCTACGTTATGCGCCGTCTTGTCGCGCCCCTCGAAGTGCGCATGACAAAGGCGCAGTTTTCGCTTTCAGGTTTTGCGGTATCGAAAGAGCGTTTCAATCCGTCGTACGGCGGGCAATTGGGTTCGTGCACTTTTTCGTTCAGAGTAACCGCGCCTGAAAACGCAATGCTCGTCATAACCGACGTATCGGGAAAAGCCGTGCGTACTTATCGCTTTCCGCAGTTTACGACATGGGATCAGCGATTTACATGGGACGGCACCGACGATGCGGGTGAAATCGCAGCAGACGGCGTATACACGGCGACAATCAGCGCGGCTTCATACGTACGGACGGCGCGCACTGAAATCGACTCTTCGCTCGTCTACCGTATACCGGACGCTTCGAAATCGGGAGGAGGCATCGGTACGCTTGCAGCCGCATATACGACGGGAGAACACGCATCCGTTATCGGCATTGAAGCCTTCCCGACTTTTACTTCCGGCCGGAGCGGCGGAACTTCGCTCTACGCTATTCCGATCAATATGTTTTTCGGCATAACGCCGGTACCGTGGTTCGAATGTATGTTTTCTTTCGGCATCCACGCCGGCATGGAAGAGGTACCGATTTCGCTCAACGCATCGATGAAATTCGGTTCGTCGACGAAAATCGGACAAGACGGCCGTGCATGCTTTGCGGGATTTATGCGCTTCGGCTATACGACAAACAGCGCTCTCTATGAACCTTTCGGCGCCGATACGGGCAACGGTTTCGGCACGGGTTTTGTTTTCGGCATCGACGGCAAAAAAACATACGTCGGTATGTCGAGCGAATACGTCTACGATTTTTTCCGTAAAAATCCGAACGGAAATAACAGCGTTTGGAAAAACGGAGCGGCGGTCGAATTCCGTGCCGTATCCTTTATGACGTTCAAAGCGTGGTGCGCGCTCCACAGCTCATTCGGAGGAAATGCCGGCATAGACTGGTTCCGCGCAATCGATACGGGCGGCGGCATCACATGGAAGCTCGGCTCATCTTCAGCCTTTTTCAATTTGAGGGGATCGGCGCTCATCTATATGCAAGGTAAAACGTATTTTTCAAGCGGCATCGGTTTGACGTATCTCTTTTAA
- the radC gene encoding RadC family protein, whose protein sequence is MNYHRNAKPDIREQVLKHGFSYPSDEELVMLVLGSGTKKSPVRRLARSVVEALYESDDKNIVSNLLSIKGMGTGKSLAVAAALELGRRRNAHLHSVITQPKDVVPFVKNYSVLPKEHFLCITLNGGHEIIQIRVVSVGTINRTIVHPREIFSEALVENAAAIIVCHNHPSGSCTPSREDIETTKTLIDASKIIGITLLDHIILDRDSYFSFLEHDLLFTPSE, encoded by the coding sequence ATGAACTATCACCGAAATGCAAAACCGGACATACGCGAACAGGTTTTAAAACACGGATTTTCATATCCGAGCGATGAGGAGCTTGTCATGCTCGTACTCGGAAGCGGCACGAAAAAATCTCCCGTGCGCCGCCTCGCGCGAAGCGTCGTCGAAGCGCTGTACGAATCGGACGATAAGAACATCGTGTCGAATCTTTTGTCGATCAAAGGCATGGGAACGGGAAAAAGCCTCGCCGTAGCTGCCGCGCTCGAACTCGGACGCAGACGGAATGCGCACCTGCATTCGGTCATCACGCAGCCGAAAGACGTCGTTCCTTTTGTAAAAAATTATTCGGTACTGCCGAAAGAGCACTTTTTGTGCATAACGCTCAACGGCGGACACGAAATCATACAGATACGCGTCGTAAGCGTCGGTACGATTAACCGAACGATCGTCCATCCGCGCGAAATTTTTTCCGAAGCGCTCGTCGAAAACGCCGCGGCGATAATCGTGTGCCACAATCACCCGTCCGGCTCCTGCACGCCGAGCAGAGAAGATATCGAAACGACGAAGACGCTCATTGACGCGTCGAAGATCATCGGCATCACCCTGCTCGATCACATCATTTTGGACAGGGATTCGTATTTCAGCTTTCTCGAACACGATCTGTTGTTCACTCCTTCGGAATAA